The Schistocerca piceifrons isolate TAMUIC-IGC-003096 chromosome 5, iqSchPice1.1, whole genome shotgun sequence genome has a segment encoding these proteins:
- the LOC124798519 gene encoding lysM and putative peptidoglycan-binding domain-containing protein 3 isoform X2, producing MKQSYYKQKSGTELRRQRKSVAPNDFEETEFIFHQSDDSDNDFPLHSKKEEHYVEKELQQGDTLQSLSLDFNCSIAELKRINKIHKENEIYALRIVKIPIKPGSFIIEKLQAENIKHNVKDDSLTLTAEIHSTHAEADLSRRLTANSIPPSLPPDEEKLKIFDSKQLVSNALSHLNNQSTNCILKGDIQLSDDRRDLNELTEIPVSAQDTSSLWRCNGDDCGLSWKPLLLFILSLGLAGPLLYIIYIAEKRNPT from the exons AAAAAGTGTTGCTCCTAATGATTTTGAGGAAACTGAATTCATTTTCCATCAAAGTGATGATAGTGACAACGATTTCCCTTTACACTCTAAGAAAGAGGAGCATTATGTTGAAAAAGAACTTCAACAAGGGGACACGTTACAATCACTGTCCCTGGATTTTAATTGCTCA attgctgagctgaaaagaaTCAATAAAATTCATAAGGAAAATGAAATATATGCATTGAGAATAGTGAAGATTCCAATTAAACCTGGTTCTTTCATAATAGAGAAACTCCAGGCAGAAAATATCAAACATAATGTAAAAGATGACTCACTGACACTGACAGCAGAGATCCATAGCACACATGCTGAAGCTGATCTCTCTCGCAGGTTAACGGCCAACAGCATTCCTCCATCTTTACCGCCAGACGaagaaaagttaaaaatatttgaCAGCAAGCAGCTGGTTAGCAATGCTCTGAGCCATTTAAATAACCAGTCTACAAACTGTATACTGAAAGGTGATATACAACTAAGTGACGACAGAAGGGACTTAAATGAATTAACTGAAATACCAGTATCAGCGCAAGATACAAGCTCATTGTGGCGATGCAATGGAGATGATTGTGGATTATCATGGAAACCACTACTACTTTTCATTTTGTCACTTGGCTTGGCAGGGCCTCTCCTGTATATTATTTACATTGCAGAGAAAAGAAATCCTACATAA